In Edaphobacter paludis, a single window of DNA contains:
- a CDS encoding ArgR family transcriptional regulator, translated as MKQQRHTVIRELLVNTSVASQDALQKKLAERGFHVTQATLSRDIHELRLSKGPAGYSLPGGDDDDEDALPGIREVLHSFGLEVRPAANLLVLVTTTGSAQPVAAGIDYEDWPEVVGTIAGDDTILIICPDEQQAKTLKSRIEGYIG; from the coding sequence ATGAAACAACAGCGTCATACCGTAATTCGAGAGCTTCTGGTAAACACGTCCGTTGCCAGTCAGGACGCGTTGCAGAAAAAGCTCGCCGAACGAGGTTTTCATGTCACCCAGGCGACGCTGTCGCGGGACATCCACGAGTTGCGGCTTTCCAAAGGGCCAGCCGGCTATTCCCTGCCTGGCGGTGACGATGACGACGAAGATGCTCTGCCGGGGATTCGCGAAGTCCTTCACAGCTTTGGACTTGAAGTGCGTCCAGCGGCCAATCTTCTGGTCCTGGTTACGACCACAGGAAGCGCCCAGCCGGTGGCTGCCGGAATCGATTACGAAGACTGGCCGGAGGTCGTTGGCACCATTGCGGGGGATGACACTATCCTTATTATCTGTCCCGATGAACAGCAGGCAAAGACACTGAAATCTCGAATTGAAGGGTACATTGGCTAA